CCATCGGCGCGCCGGGCCACGGCCTTGCAGTGCAGGTAATCCACATGCCGGCCCAGCAGGCGTGCGGCGGTGAGGGCGGACTGGTCCTGCCACTGCCAGTTGCCGATATCGAAGGTCATCTTGACCGGCAGGCCCAGGCGTTCCACTTCGGTGAAGAAACGCTGTATCGGTTCGATGCGGCCGCCATGCAGGGTCTGATCGTTCTCTACCAGCAGCCGAACCGAGTGGCGGTTGAGCAGGGCGTGCAGGCTTTCCAGGTCGTTGGTGTCGGTGAAGTAACCGAGGGAGACTTTCAGCCAGCGTGAACCGAACGCCTGCGCCCTATCCAGGGTGGCCGCGAGTTCAGCATTCGCTTGGGCGCGGCCGGCGACCCACAGTTCCAGGGGCGATGAGAACACCGATTCCAGGTGCTGTTGCGCCGCGGCCTGGGCCAGTTCGGTGGGCTGTTCGTCGGTTAAAAGCTCTTCGCGCCATTCGATGCGCTGGGCGCCGGCGGCGGCTAGGACCTTGACGAAACTCAATTGCCCCTGCTGGCGTACCAAGTCGGCGCCGTAGCTGGAAAGGCTGATGGAGACGGGGTATTTATGCATTGTTGTTTACCTCTGAAACCGGTTTCATTTTTAAGCGAAAATCAAAGCTGTGGGAGCTGTGTTGAGCCTCGGATAATCAGTTGGGGCAAGAAATCCAGGGTACGCGTCGGCTCGGTGTCGCCGCGCAAGCGCTTGAGCAGGCAGTCGAACGCCGAGGCGCCAATGGCGTCGGTGGGTTGGGCGAGGGCGGTGATGCCGCTGCCCACCAATGGATACCAATCCAGGTCATCCAGGGCGATCAGGCCTACGTCATCGAACAGGTTGCAGCCCAGATTCTTCAGCACACGGGTGCAGGCCAGCGCTGCGACGCCGTTGGCACAGAACAGTGCCTTGGGGCCAGGTTTTGCGAGAAAGGTTTGCAGGTGTTGTTGCAGCGCGTCATCCAACTCCAGCACGGCACCGGTCAATTTCGGACGGTTGGCAATCTCAGCCTTGAAGCTCTCCAGGCGCTCCAGGCGCGAACTGGTGCCATCGGTGGCTTCGCTCACCAGCAGCACATCGCGATAACCCTGTTGCTCCAAGTGCTCCACCGCCATGCGCACGGCTGCCGGGTTATCCAACCCCACCAGATCGCTGTGCAGCGGCTCGACTTTGCGGTCCACCAGCACCAGGGGCATTTCCCGTTGCAGTTCCAGCAGTTGGTCGAGGTGATGGCCGAGGGTGTTCACGATCAGCCCTTCGATGTTGTACGAACGCAGGGCCGCCAGATGCTGACGCTCTTGTTCGTCATCGCGGTCGGTGTTGCACACCACCAGGCTGTAACCGTGTTGGCGGCAGGCGGTTTCGACACCGTGCATCACGGCAATGGAATAGGGGTTGCGGATATCGGCCACCAGCATGCCGATCAGGCGCGTGCGGCCACGCTTGAGACCACGGGCCATCTGGTTGGGGCGGTAGCCGAGTTGTTTGATGGCTTGCTCGATGCGCAAGGCGATGGCATCGGAGAGCAGGGCGCGGTCGTCGCCGATAAAGCGTGACACGCTGGCCTTGGAGACACCGGCGCGTTCGGCGACGTCGAGCATGGTGACGCGGCTGCGCTGGGCGGCGGAAAATGGGGTCATGAGACGAGCCTTTCTTATTGGAATAGACGACTGGCGCACTATCTGAAACCGGTTTCAGAAGACACCATGCAGCCTGAATCGTCAAGAAAAAACCGTGAGAGTCTCCCGTCCAATGGGTCGTAGAACGACCAACGGTCCACCTTACCTGTGAATTCTGACAGTTTCGGATGCATCAAATTGAGTATTTAATTTCTTCAATAGTCGACCAGTAGTTCCGTCGTTGCTGGTTCTTTCTCGTTGCAGCGTTGAGGAAGTTGTTATGCCAACCACCTCTAGTTCAGGCACCGGCACTGGGGCATCGTCTTTGAATGCGAAGGGTGTTCTGTCACTTGCTCCAATGGATATCACCGGCGTGGACCCCTTAGACCCAACGGGTCTAATAAAAAGAAATGTGTTGCTTGCAGACCTGGAAGTGAAAATTTCCATGTGGGGGCCGGGGCCTGTGCCGCTGGATAGCCCGCATATTCTTGACCTCATTTTGATGCAAGGGGCCACTGTTATTTATACGCAATCAAAGACGGTCACTGCGCCACCCCCGCCGTTTCCTATTGAGCATGTGCTGTATATTCCCACTCTTGTCATGCAATCGTTAGCTGGCTTAGTTCAGCTGTATTACGTCGTCACAGATTCATTTGGTGGTCCCAGCGAACTAGACCCCAAAAGAACACTCACCATCGATCAGAGCAACCCGGAGTTACTAGATCCTGCCGATCATCTCGAGTTTGTGGTGCCTCCATCACCTGCAGTGGATGAAACCTACCTGCTAAATAACGATCCGGTCGCACTGCACCTTCTCCCTTATACAGGCCGCAGCGACGGAGATGACATTCACCTCTATTTGTCCAATTCTGCAAACCCTCCGGTTGCCGGGCCAGATTATATTTATAAGTTAGTGTTGAGTAGCGATCCATTGATTGTCTACTTGCCGGCGGACAAATTCCGTGTGTTGATCAGTGGTGCTGCGTTTATCTTTTACCGGATTTTTGACAGGGCCGGATATTTCAGTGTGCGCAGTGCCGGTCTTCCATTTCAGCTTTCGTTAATTCCATTGCCCGGGCCACGGCCACTGCCAGAAATCTATCCGCCTGAACGTTACAGTGATTTGCTGATCAAGCGTGATGACGCCCGCGCCGGTATTTTTGTCAGGATTAATGCATACACCAATTGGGCGCCGGGGGATAAGGTCCGCGTTCACTGGAAAGGCCGTCCCGCCCCGCTCCAGGATGTAATTGGTTTCCCCACCGACGTGCGGATTGACTGGCCGGTGCTACGCGGACCGTTGACGGACCCACTGGCCTCAGAAACAGTGCCGGTGCGCTTCGATATTATTCGCGGCAGCCTGCCGCCATTTTCGTCCTACGCGATACCTGTCAATGTCAACACAAAGATTGCCGGCCAGGACCACGTCAACGCGCCAGCCTTGCTCAACCTGAATCTGCCGCTGACGGAGGTGCGGGGGCTTGTCTCCAATACCAAAAACGTGGTCAACCATGATGACAATCCGGCAGGTGCTCGTGCGCGTGTATTGCTTTATGAGGATCCACAGCCTGGTGAGGTCTTGGGCTTTTATTGGAACGGGATTGGGCCCGTGGCCTCCTATACCGTCCAGCCCGGTGACGTGGCAGGCCAGTTGGTATTTTCTACGGTAATCCCCTGGGCCGTGATGGAAGGCTTCATACATCCTGCACTGCCGGTGTATTACACCACCAGTAACGGAGTGAATGACCAACAGTCTGATAATACATTCGTGAATGTGAATACTGGCACGCTGATTCAATTTCCAGCGCCTGTTCTAAAACATACCTTGGTGGGCGGTGCGGGCAATTTGTCTTGTTGCTCCAAGCCTGAAGTGTTTTTTGGTGTCCATTGGCATGTCACCGCTGATCCGCTCTTTGAACTGAATGACGTGATCAGGTTTTTCTGGGAGGGTTATGACAGTTATAACTGGGTGCCACCGGTGATTGATGAGTCAAGATTTGCTGAAAATGGCGTTTTCAATAACGGCAATGACCTGGCCAACGGATTGAATTTTGTTGTTGCTCCCTACGAAGAAAAAGTTGTTCCTATGAGAGACTTTGGCAGCGCGAAAGGCTGGTACCAAGTCAGGCGCGGTGGTGTACTGATAGGTGAGTCTTCGCCTAGAAGAATTCATGTTGATCTGAACTATAGCGCGCCAGGTTATTGCAAGGCGGGCGATGTAATCTCATGTTCAACTACGGGGGTGGCAACACTGCTGTCGAGTAAATAATGGATTTCGGTTTTCGGCAGCAGTTATTGTTGTCGGTGGCCGAAGTTTTCAGGTCGTATTTATAAAGATTAAACCTCAGCAATGTATCGTTGTGCGTTCGCGCACGCCTTGAAACTATTGTGCTACCTGAGTAACACCGGAGATCAACATGAAAAAGAATACGTTGGACACTATTCGATGCTTTGAGAATTCACGCAGGGCCAATCCAGGAATTTCCGCTCTTCCTGACGGAGTACTAGAGGATCAGGTCCCAGGCTTTCCCGGCTTGCTGAAACGCGCAGCCTCATTGAGCGAAAACACAAAACTCATTGTTCCCCGGCCCGACGACTTCAGTACGGACCCACTTGAACCCGACTTTTTCAGTCTGTGGATCAAGCCAAATGATGCAGCCGACTTCGGTGATCCTTATTTGACCCAAAGTGTGTCTTCACTTCCGGCAACCGGGCTCGAAGTGAATATCGCGCGTGCTCGGCGTGCCCCTGGTATTCACCAGATCAAATATTCGTTTTTCGTTTTCAAAGTGGGTAACACCACCGAGTCTCTACCCCAGTTATTGATTGCTGACCTTGAAGGGGCCTATGAGGCTTATGTTGGAACCATTCCTGCACCTATTCCACCCAGTGACCTGCCTGCTTCCGTGGGGGCTGATTACTTCATGAGCAAGCCGAATGAATCTGCAATTTTTACCATTCCTGACTATGTTCCTTATGGCAAAGCCCCCGGTGATCGGGCACTGTTCTTTTTCGCCAATTCGGATGATCCCTACCTGCCCGTTGTAGGTAACCCTGATCCGTATTGGCCAATTCCCGCCGATCGCACTTTCCCCCTGCCGCTATCGGTCGTTCAAGGGGCTCCGGATGGCGTCCACAGCTTGCGGTATCTGATCGTCGATGCGCCCGGCAATCCGATGTACAAACAGTCGGGTGCCTTCAACTTTGACGTAAGCCTGTTTCCCAAACCCAGCAATTTCAAAGCTCCCACCATCGATTTGGCTGTCCCCGGTGATGGGTTGACCGACCGTGCGGACGTTACGGCACTCAACGGTTTGACGGTGCGTATCCCTGGCTATGACAACGTCTTACGCGCTGACGATGAATTGGTGGTCACCCTCACCACCAGCCTCGGTTCGCACACTGAGCTACCTTTTCCCGTGGGCAGTGCAACTTTCCCGGTCCCCATCCAGATCGATTACGCCACGCTGGTAGCACTTTACGGTGCAACGGTGGGGCTGTTGCCCTTGACGGTTTCTTATTCGGTCAAGCGCCGCACGGTTTCCTATCCAGCAGTCTTGACTGCGACGACCGATTTGGATCTGTTTGTTGTAGGGCCTACACCGGGTGGTTCAGACCTGATCAATAACAAACTGAATCCAGTTCGGGTGATCGGTAGAGACTTCTTGGGCGCAGAGGGGCCTGACAATGAACTGACTCCCGACCATGCCACTCGCCCTGCTATTGCGCGCATTAAGCTTTGGAGTGATCCACCCACCCCCGACGCTCGAGCCTTTACGATCAGGCTCTATTATGACGGGCTTTTTGTACCTCCCGCCCTGCCTGTTCCCAGTGGCGTCGCGGATCAAGAAATTGACATGGTCATCCTCTGGCCCGCGATCGTCGCCGGAAAAAACGGCACCAAACTGGCGTATTACACCATCGAATCGGCGGGCACCACCAATAAACAGCAATCACCCCTTACGCCTGTGAACGTGACCGCGAACTTTGTCTCGCTGGATAAACCGGTAGTGCAAAACCTTACGGCGAACGTCTTCATCAACTGTGACAGCTTCGTACCCAAAGGGCCTCCACCCGGTAATCTGGTGGTGTTTATCCCGCCAAGCACTGAGTTTGCATTGAATATGGTGGTGACGTTGCACTGGCAGGGTTATAGCGATGATGCCGCTACTGCGGGTATGGAGGTGCCCGCTGCGGTGGGTACTGCAACTCACACAATCATGCAACAGTCCGACATCAACCTGGGGTTCACGATCAACCTCGGGCCCTATGCAACGATCTTCAAAACTATTCAACCGACGTTTGCGACAAGGCTTGCAGGTTCCGCAAAACTCTTCTACAGCATCCCGCAGGCAGGTGGAGGGAGCCTGAACTCCAATAATGCGATCCAGCGTGTACGCGGCCAGAAATCCGGGGCGCCGGGCAC
The genomic region above belongs to Pseudomonas azotoformans and contains:
- a CDS encoding sugar phosphate isomerase/epimerase family protein — translated: MHKYPVSISLSSYGADLVRQQGQLSFVKVLAAAGAQRIEWREELLTDEQPTELAQAAAQQHLESVFSSPLELWVAGRAQANAELAATLDRAQAFGSRWLKVSLGYFTDTNDLESLHALLNRHSVRLLVENDQTLHGGRIEPIQRFFTEVERLGLPVKMTFDIGNWQWQDQSALTAARLLGRHVDYLHCKAVARRADGKLVALPPGATDLHLWEQLLKHMTPGISRAVEFPLQGDDLVAITAQQVTALALLGQPHAEHAHV
- a CDS encoding LacI family DNA-binding transcriptional regulator; protein product: MTPFSAAQRSRVTMLDVAERAGVSKASVSRFIGDDRALLSDAIALRIEQAIKQLGYRPNQMARGLKRGRTRLIGMLVADIRNPYSIAVMHGVETACRQHGYSLVVCNTDRDDEQERQHLAALRSYNIEGLIVNTLGHHLDQLLELQREMPLVLVDRKVEPLHSDLVGLDNPAAVRMAVEHLEQQGYRDVLLVSEATDGTSSRLERLESFKAEIANRPKLTGAVLELDDALQQHLQTFLAKPGPKALFCANGVAALACTRVLKNLGCNLFDDVGLIALDDLDWYPLVGSGITALAQPTDAIGASAFDCLLKRLRGDTEPTRTLDFLPQLIIRGSTQLPQL